Proteins encoded in a region of the Myxococcales bacterium genome:
- a CDS encoding phosphoenolpyruvate carboxykinase (GTP): MPMSSAAPPTKNVHLLEWVNEMAQLTKPDSIVWCDGSEAEKESLTALAVKQGILEPLSAEKLPNCFLHRSNPNDVARVEHLTFICTPTKQEAGPTNNWMAPDEAYAMMSKHFDGSMKGRTMYVVPYVMGPLGSPMSKVGVELTDSVYVAINMRIMTRMGAGALAMLGDSNDFNRGLHSTLDVNPERRFICHFPQDNAIWSCGSGYGGNVLLGKKCLALRIGSYLGRKEGWLAEHMLILGVESPEGEMTYVAAAFPSACGKTNFAMMIPPKRFKGWKIWTVGDDIAWMRVGEDGRLYAVNPEFGYFGVAPGTSNESNPNAMKTIARDTIYTNVAKTPDGDVWWEGKDGPMPPELIDWKGNPWSPKSTEKAAHPNSRFTAPATNNPVISKFYDDPEGVPISAIIFGGRRATTVPLVMQAFNWLNGVFFGATLGSETTAAATGKVGVVRRDPFAMLPFCGYNMGDYFQHWLSMQSRIANPPKIFLVNWFRKSKDGKFLWPGFGENMRVLKWIVDRSRLRVGGHETLLGWVPKAGDLDLSGLNISAEQVDEATHIDVDEWKNELSSLDEFFGTIGDTLPKPLKLQRDLLLARIESYLPQPE; encoded by the coding sequence TTGCCCATGAGCTCCGCTGCCCCCCCCACGAAAAACGTTCACCTCCTCGAGTGGGTCAATGAGATGGCCCAGCTGACCAAGCCCGACAGCATCGTCTGGTGCGATGGCTCCGAGGCCGAAAAGGAAAGCCTCACCGCCCTCGCCGTCAAACAGGGCATCCTCGAGCCCCTCAGCGCCGAGAAGCTGCCCAACTGCTTCCTGCACCGCTCGAACCCGAACGACGTGGCGCGCGTCGAGCACCTCACGTTCATCTGCACGCCGACCAAGCAGGAGGCCGGCCCGACGAACAATTGGATGGCCCCGGACGAGGCCTACGCGATGATGTCGAAGCACTTCGACGGATCGATGAAGGGCCGCACGATGTACGTCGTGCCGTACGTGATGGGGCCCCTGGGCTCGCCGATGAGCAAGGTCGGCGTGGAGCTCACGGACAGCGTCTACGTGGCGATCAACATGCGCATCATGACCCGCATGGGCGCGGGCGCGCTCGCCATGCTCGGCGACTCCAACGACTTCAACCGCGGGCTTCACTCCACGCTCGACGTGAACCCGGAGCGCCGCTTCATCTGCCACTTCCCCCAGGACAACGCGATCTGGAGCTGCGGGTCGGGCTATGGCGGCAACGTGCTGCTCGGCAAGAAGTGCCTCGCGCTCCGCATCGGCAGCTACCTCGGCCGCAAAGAGGGCTGGCTCGCGGAGCACATGCTCATCCTCGGAGTGGAGAGCCCCGAGGGCGAGATGACCTACGTCGCCGCCGCGTTCCCGAGCGCGTGCGGCAAGACCAACTTCGCCATGATGATCCCGCCCAAGCGCTTCAAGGGCTGGAAGATCTGGACGGTCGGGGACGACATCGCTTGGATGCGCGTCGGCGAGGACGGGCGCCTCTACGCGGTGAACCCCGAGTTCGGCTACTTCGGCGTGGCGCCGGGCACGAGCAACGAGTCGAACCCGAACGCGATGAAGACCATCGCGCGGGATACCATTTACACGAACGTCGCCAAGACGCCGGACGGCGACGTGTGGTGGGAGGGCAAAGACGGCCCGATGCCGCCCGAGCTCATCGACTGGAAGGGCAACCCGTGGAGCCCCAAGTCCACCGAGAAGGCGGCGCACCCGAACTCTCGCTTCACCGCCCCGGCGACCAACAACCCGGTCATCTCGAAGTTCTACGACGATCCGGAGGGGGTGCCCATCTCGGCGATCATCTTCGGCGGCCGCCGCGCGACCACCGTGCCGCTGGTCATGCAGGCCTTCAACTGGCTCAACGGCGTGTTCTTCGGCGCCACCCTCGGCTCCGAGACCACCGCCGCGGCCACCGGCAAGGTCGGCGTCGTGCGCCGCGATCCGTTCGCGATGCTGCCCTTCTGCGGGTACAACATGGGCGACTACTTCCAGCACTGGCTGTCGATGCAGTCGCGCATCGCGAACCCGCCGAAGATCTTCCTCGTCAACTGGTTCCGGAAGAGCAAAGACGGCAAGTTCCTCTGGCCCGGCTTCGGCGAGAACATGCGCGTGCTCAAGTGGATCGTCGACCGCTCGCGCCTGCGCGTCGGCGGCCACGAGACGCTCCTCGGCTGGGTCCCCAAGGCGGGCGATCTCGACCTCTCCGGGCTGAACATCAGCGCCGAGCAGGTCGACGAGGCCACTCACATCGACGTCGACGAGTGGAAGAACGAGCTCTCCTCGCTCGACGAGTTCTTCGGCACGATCGGCGACACGCTGCCGAAGCCGCTGAAGCTGCAGCGAGATCTTCTCCTCGCGCGCATCGAGTCGTACCTCCCGCAGCCGGAGTAG
- a CDS encoding EVE domain-containing protein — protein MNAWLVKSEPAKYPWQRLVEQGRTFWDGVRNFEARNNLRAMKLGDVALFYHSNHGKEIVGIAKVVKEACQDPTTTEDWSGVDLAPVVPLKVPVDLATMKAHPLLKDMAMVKRSRISVTKVEAAELAVILELGKTKLPKG, from the coding sequence GTGAAGAGCGAACCGGCCAAGTACCCGTGGCAGCGACTCGTCGAGCAGGGCCGCACGTTCTGGGACGGGGTCCGCAACTTCGAGGCGCGAAACAACCTGAGGGCCATGAAGCTCGGCGACGTCGCGCTCTTCTACCACTCGAACCACGGCAAGGAGATCGTCGGCATCGCCAAGGTGGTGAAGGAGGCCTGCCAAGATCCCACGACGACGGAGGACTGGAGCGGCGTCGACCTCGCCCCCGTGGTGCCGCTGAAGGTGCCGGTGGATCTGGCCACCATGAAGGCCCACCCGCTGCTGAAGGACATGGCGATGGTGAAGCGCTCTCGCATCAGCGTGACGAAGGTGGAGGCCGCGGAGCTCGCCGTCATCCTCGAGCTCGGCAAGACCAAGCTCCCGAAGGGCTGA